In Lates calcarifer isolate ASB-BC8 linkage group LG15, TLL_Latcal_v3, whole genome shotgun sequence, one genomic interval encodes:
- the LOC108892630 gene encoding myozenin-2 isoform X1, giving the protein MSQFSTMTTRERKMQAAAICREVQAQEEMDLGKKMNVPKDIMLEELSLTSNRGSRLFKMRQRRSEKYTFESIQNENNKQLNNTAVSQTENGNATDSHSNQNDVGADQPPKVPSDTHTDITMVPNPDSIAPGYGGPLKDIPPEKFNCTAVPKSYHSPWEQAIISDPALADTLITRMPEPERQPDLPGYKSFNRVATPFGGFSKAPRPAPIKPLQVEPLPDFPELQGNTTVNRPSFNRSALGWQSAGGPVPLPTISLEPVLIPESEDL; this is encoded by the exons ATGTCACAGTTCTCTACCATGACGACCAGGGAGAGGAAAATGCAGGCAGCAGCAATCTGCAGGGAGGTTCAAGCCCAGGAAG AGATGGATCTTGGGAAGAAAATGAACGTGCCTAAGGACATCATGCTTGAGGAGCTGTCTCTCACCTCAAACCGCGGCTCCCGTCTCTTCAAAATGCGCCAGAGACGCTCAGAAAAATACACTTTTGAGAGCATccagaatgaaaacaacaagCAGCTCAAT AACACAGCAGTCTCTCAAACGGAGAATGGGAATGCCACGGACAGCCACAGCAACCAGAACGATGTGGGTGCCGACCAGCCACCCAAAGTGCCgtccgacacacacacagatataacaATGGTGCCAAATCCAGACAGTATCGCCCCGG GGTACGGAGGTCCTTTGAAAGACATCCCTCCAGAGAAGTTCAACTGTACAGCTGTGCCAAAGTCCTACCACTCACCCTGGGAGCAGGCCATCATCAGTGACCCGGCCTTAGCTGACACTCTCATCACCCGCATGCCTGAGCCAGAGCGCCAACCAGACTTACCAGGGTACAAAAGTTTCAACAG GGTGGCAACCCCGTTTGGTGGTTTCAGCAAGGCACCCAGACCTGCTCCCATCAAGCCACTCCAGGTGGAACCCCTCCCCGATTTCCCTGAGCTCCAGGGGAACACAACAGTAAATCGACCCTCCTTCAACAGATCTGCTCTGGGGTGGCAGTCAGCGGGCGGTCCAGTCCCCCTCCCTACCATTTCCCTTGAGCCTGTGCTCATCCCTGAGTCAGAAGACCTTTGA
- the LOC108892630 gene encoding myozenin-2 isoform X2, whose translation MDLGKKMNVPKDIMLEELSLTSNRGSRLFKMRQRRSEKYTFESIQNENNKQLNNTAVSQTENGNATDSHSNQNDVGADQPPKVPSDTHTDITMVPNPDSIAPGYGGPLKDIPPEKFNCTAVPKSYHSPWEQAIISDPALADTLITRMPEPERQPDLPGYKSFNRVATPFGGFSKAPRPAPIKPLQVEPLPDFPELQGNTTVNRPSFNRSALGWQSAGGPVPLPTISLEPVLIPESEDL comes from the exons ATGGATCTTGGGAAGAAAATGAACGTGCCTAAGGACATCATGCTTGAGGAGCTGTCTCTCACCTCAAACCGCGGCTCCCGTCTCTTCAAAATGCGCCAGAGACGCTCAGAAAAATACACTTTTGAGAGCATccagaatgaaaacaacaagCAGCTCAAT AACACAGCAGTCTCTCAAACGGAGAATGGGAATGCCACGGACAGCCACAGCAACCAGAACGATGTGGGTGCCGACCAGCCACCCAAAGTGCCgtccgacacacacacagatataacaATGGTGCCAAATCCAGACAGTATCGCCCCGG GGTACGGAGGTCCTTTGAAAGACATCCCTCCAGAGAAGTTCAACTGTACAGCTGTGCCAAAGTCCTACCACTCACCCTGGGAGCAGGCCATCATCAGTGACCCGGCCTTAGCTGACACTCTCATCACCCGCATGCCTGAGCCAGAGCGCCAACCAGACTTACCAGGGTACAAAAGTTTCAACAG GGTGGCAACCCCGTTTGGTGGTTTCAGCAAGGCACCCAGACCTGCTCCCATCAAGCCACTCCAGGTGGAACCCCTCCCCGATTTCCCTGAGCTCCAGGGGAACACAACAGTAAATCGACCCTCCTTCAACAGATCTGCTCTGGGGTGGCAGTCAGCGGGCGGTCCAGTCCCCCTCCCTACCATTTCCCTTGAGCCTGTGCTCATCCCTGAGTCAGAAGACCTTTGA